DNA sequence from the Marinilongibacter aquaticus genome:
GAGCATTTTACCATTTGCGATGCATATCATTGTTCGGTAGCCACGGGTACAGACCCGAATCGCATTGTGTTTTGGTCGGGTTCGGTTTGTGATCCAGAGAAGAGAGATGCAGGAATCAACTGTACTGATGAAGATGGAGAGCCCGTGAACTTAAGATGTTGGATAAAGGGGCATATGCCAGATCCGGGCTATACGTATCAAGGCAATGCATTGAAGTGGCCTACGATTCCGGATGTATTGCAAGAGGCCGGAGTGAGTTGGCGGATTTATCAAGACCCCAATGACAATTGGACCGGAGCCATGCACGGTTGTTTGGCCTTCGAGAGTTTTAGAGAAGCGAAGCCGGGTTCACCGATTTACGAAAATGGAATGACACATTGGTCGCTGGCAGATTTGGCCGAGGATGTGAAAAACGATAGACTTCCGAAAGTAAGTTGGGTGCTTCCGTCGCAAAGCAATTCTGAACATCCGGGGGCTCCCTCGAGCCCGTACAGGGCCTCCAATTTTACACATGAAGTGTTGTCGGCGATTACCTCGAACCCTGAAGTCTGGAGCAAAACGGTTTTCTTTTTAACCTTTGATGAGAACGATGGACTTTTTGATCACATCCCTGCTCCAGCGGTGCCTTCGTATAATTTGGATAATACGTTGGCCGGGAAATCGACCATAAATGTATCGGGAATGTATTTTGACAACGACAAAGACGATTTAAGCGATGTGGGCTCTCCACGGAAATACATAGATTCTCGAGATACAATTTCTGGGAAATTACGACCCTGGGGAATGGGTCCACGTGTGCCAATGTATATCTTGTCGCCCTGGAGCAAAGGCGGTTGGGTACATTCCGAAGTGGCCGATCATACTTCTGTAGGACAATTTTTAGAGAAGCGGTTTGGGCTAACAATTCCGGGTATCTCTGCATGGCATCGAGCCGTAAGCAGCGATCTGACATCTGCATTTAATTTCGTCACGCCCAATGATCCCCAAATGCCCAGCATGCCGGATACTTCTGATTTTGCCGAAATGGATGCGGCTTCGAAGAAACTGCCTAAAGCAGTAGCTCCCGAAGAGCCTGCCCAATTGTTCCAAGAAAAGGGAAGTCGGCCTTCGAGGGCTTTGCCCTACCGTTTGTATTGCACGCCTTATCAAGAAACAGATCGGTCTATTCGCTTGGTTTTCGAGAACAAGGGCGAGAAAGGGGCGGTGTATCATGTCTACGATAAAAAGAGATTGGATAAAATCCCGCGTCGTTATACTGTAGAATCGGGGAAAAAGTTGAGCGATGAATGGACTGCGGAAGATTCTGATGGAGACTATGATCTTGAAGTATTTGGGCCGAATGGCTTTTTTCAAAGTTTTCAGGGCCGTTTTAAGCGTACAGAGCCCCAACTCCGCTTAAAATATGACCACAATAAAGGTGGACTAACGGTTATCTTGAAAAATCAGGGAGATGAAAAGGAAGAACTTTACTTTCAGGAGAACGCGTATGGGACTCTTTCTCAAAAAACGGTAAAGCTAAAACCGCATGAAGAGCAGCATATTTTCTTCGGTTTAGAGAAAAGCAATTGCTGGTACGATTTTACGATTAAAGGTTCTGAAGGGTTTTCTGCACGTTTTGCCGGCAGGATAGAAACAGGACAGCACGGGATCAGCGATCCGGCAATGGCTATGCATTTGGAGTAAACTTGGGTATTAAAAAGGGGCAGGACAAAGTCAGTTTTTCAAATTTTTTATAAATTCGAAAAATTAAATGCCCCTATGCTGAAAAACGCCCTATTGAGCTTGGCCTTGCTTTGCTTGAGTCTATACACGCAGGCTCAAAGCACACAGACCGCTAAATTGCCAAAATACCCTTACGACAAGGAAATTCTTCAAAAAGATTGGTTGATTGAGAAAACGGGAAGAAAAACGTCTTTTTACAAAGATGAACACGGTTTTCTAGTACTCAGCAATGGTTTGATTGCCCGTAAATTTGATGTGCAAAAAGGCGGGGCTTCTTTGGCCATAGACAATCTGATGACGGGCGAAAGCATGCTAAGGGCAATACGCCCAGAGGCGGAAGTGACTATCGATGGTTTGCCAATTGCGGTCGGTGGTTTATTGGGGCAACCGGTGAAAAATTACATATCAGACTCTTTCTTGGATAGTTTAAGGGCCGACCCTTCCGCGTTTAGTTTGGTGGGTTTTGATATGGGCGAAACTCAGCCGCGAATGGCTTGGCAGAAACGGATGGACTGGATGCCCAAAGACGTGCCTTGGCCGGCTCCGGGCAAATCTCTTCGTTTAATTTTCGGTTTAAATGCCGAGGCAATTGCCGCTTTGGCAAAAAAATACGAGCGGAGAGTGGAAGATTTGAATTATCTAAAAGAAGTCCAGGTTGTTGTTTGCTACGAAATGTACGACGATTTACCTTCGCTGTCGAAATGGATAGAGGTGGAGAATCAATCGGGAAAGGCGTTGACAGTCAATCGATTCAAAAGTGAGATTGTGTCGTTTACAGAACCCGAGAGTGATGTGGATGGACATTCTTTGGCTCGCCCCAATGTGAGCTTGGCTTCGGATTATCGCTTTGGTGGCATGGCAGACGACAATTTGTTTGAGAGTGCGGTAGCTTGGAAACCCGATTCGGCCTATATCACACAGGTGAATTACAACATGACAACCCCTGTTTTGCTTGAGGCTTCTCCGAAAATCGGACCGGATAAGCAGCTTCTTCCCCGTGAAAATTTCAAGAGTTTTCGCATTTGGGAACTGTATCATTCCTCTACCGACCGGGAGAGAAAAGGATTGGCCCTAAAAAAACTCTACCGCAGTCAGGCTCCTTGGTCTACCGAAAATCCGATTTTGATGCACGTGCGTTCGGCCGATGAAGCGGCAGTGAAAAAGGCGATTGACCAATGTGCAGATGTGGGGTTTGAATTGGTGATTATGACTTTTGGCAGTGGTTTCAACCTTGAGGATGAATCGGAAGCAAACAT
Encoded proteins:
- a CDS encoding phosphocholine-specific phospholipase C; this encodes MSKLERRDFIKMSATMGFSATMWEPLLKKALAVEANNVKRSIEDVEHIVILMQENRSFDHYFGAMKGVRGFGDRFPVPLESGLRAFHQSDGEKVVPPYRANGKETNAAFVNGTPHNFPDTQAAWNQGKYGYWPLFKTPYSMAYYTREEIPFQYAMAEHFTICDAYHCSVATGTDPNRIVFWSGSVCDPEKRDAGINCTDEDGEPVNLRCWIKGHMPDPGYTYQGNALKWPTIPDVLQEAGVSWRIYQDPNDNWTGAMHGCLAFESFREAKPGSPIYENGMTHWSLADLAEDVKNDRLPKVSWVLPSQSNSEHPGAPSSPYRASNFTHEVLSAITSNPEVWSKTVFFLTFDENDGLFDHIPAPAVPSYNLDNTLAGKSTINVSGMYFDNDKDDLSDVGSPRKYIDSRDTISGKLRPWGMGPRVPMYILSPWSKGGWVHSEVADHTSVGQFLEKRFGLTIPGISAWHRAVSSDLTSAFNFVTPNDPQMPSMPDTSDFAEMDAASKKLPKAVAPEEPAQLFQEKGSRPSRALPYRLYCTPYQETDRSIRLVFENKGEKGAVYHVYDKKRLDKIPRRYTVESGKKLSDEWTAEDSDGDYDLEVFGPNGFFQSFQGRFKRTEPQLRLKYDHNKGGLTVILKNQGDEKEELYFQENAYGTLSQKTVKLKPHEEQHIFFGLEKSNCWYDFTIKGSEGFSARFAGRIETGQHGISDPAMAMHLE
- a CDS encoding alpha-galactosidase codes for the protein MLKNALLSLALLCLSLYTQAQSTQTAKLPKYPYDKEILQKDWLIEKTGRKTSFYKDEHGFLVLSNGLIARKFDVQKGGASLAIDNLMTGESMLRAIRPEAEVTIDGLPIAVGGLLGQPVKNYISDSFLDSLRADPSAFSLVGFDMGETQPRMAWQKRMDWMPKDVPWPAPGKSLRLIFGLNAEAIAALAKKYERRVEDLNYLKEVQVVVCYEMYDDLPSLSKWIEVENQSGKALTVNRFKSEIVSFTEPESDVDGHSLARPNVSLASDYRFGGMADDNLFESAVAWKPDSAYITQVNYNMTTPVLLEASPKIGPDKQLLPRENFKSFRIWELYHSSTDRERKGLALKKLYRSQAPWSTENPILMHVRSADEAAVKKAIDQCADVGFELVIMTFGSGFNLEDESEANIKKMKALADYAHAKGVALGGYSLLASRSIDKENDVVMPEGQTPRFNHSPCLGSAWGEHYFRNLYDFYEKTGMDVLEHDGSYPGDVCMSTEHPGHRGLGDSQWEQYDTIQQFYEWCRAKGIYLNVPDHFFMAGSNKTGMGYRETNWSLPRAYQEIIERQNVYDGTWNKTPSMGWMFVPLVEYHGGGAAATIEPLKEHLPHYGQRLANLFGAGVQACYRGPEIYDSAETRTLVKGWVDFYKSHREVLDADLVHLRRPDGQDWDGIVHVNPFGKEKGLIMLYNPLNVPVQKEILIDLYYTGLTEKVQLTDNAGKNLTLELDRKFNLKLPISIPANGYQWFVLNEAK